From a region of the Methanolinea sp. genome:
- a CDS encoding DNA-directed RNA polymerase subunit D codes for MEIAFSVLDDQIARFRLDGSSIAFANSLRRAMIGEVPSLAIEDVKIYDNTSALFDEMLAHRIGLIPLRTDEGCLIPRDVCSCGGVGCPSCSVLFTMSVEGPGVVTSKDLISQDQRIGPASPDIPIVKLVKDQKVVLEARAVVSRGREHAKWQPTTACGYKNYPVIIVNDRCDACGQCVEECPREILEIRGGRVAVIEGRLESCSLCRLCERACLNTGIGEEAGITVRSDESRFLFVVEGDGSFPVKSIIRQGLDYLRAQSQEFSAQISEILGETRDEHQKE; via the coding sequence ATGGAGATAGCATTCTCCGTCCTTGATGACCAGATTGCCCGGTTCCGACTCGATGGAAGTAGCATAGCATTTGCTAACTCTCTCCGGAGGGCAATGATTGGAGAGGTCCCCTCACTGGCCATTGAGGATGTGAAAATCTACGATAATACGAGCGCGCTCTTCGATGAGATGCTTGCCCACCGCATCGGCCTGATCCCCCTCAGGACCGATGAAGGGTGCCTCATTCCCAGGGACGTTTGCTCCTGCGGCGGAGTGGGATGCCCTTCCTGCAGTGTCCTCTTCACCATGAGCGTGGAAGGGCCCGGCGTGGTGACCTCAAAGGATCTCATCTCGCAGGACCAGCGGATCGGACCGGCCAGCCCAGATATCCCCATCGTCAAGCTCGTCAAGGATCAGAAAGTGGTGCTGGAAGCCCGCGCTGTTGTTTCCCGCGGGAGGGAGCACGCAAAGTGGCAACCCACTACAGCGTGCGGGTACAAGAACTACCCGGTCATCATAGTCAATGACCGGTGTGACGCCTGCGGGCAATGCGTGGAAGAATGCCCGCGGGAAATCCTCGAGATCAGGGGGGGGCGTGTGGCTGTTATCGAGGGGAGGCTCGAATCCTGCTCGCTCTGCCGCCTCTGTGAACGGGCATGCCTGAATACCGGGATCGGTGAGGAAGCCGGAATAACTGTCAGGAGCGACGAGTCCAGGTTCCTCTTCGTTGTTGAAGGGGACGGATCGTTCCCGGTGAAAAGCATCATCAGGCAGGGACTGGACTATCTCAGGGCACAGTCGCAGGAATTTTCAGCACAGATATCCGAGATTTTAGGAGAGACCCGGGATGAACACCAGAAAGAGTAG
- a CDS encoding 30S ribosomal protein S11, protein MAAEKEKWGIAHIYASFNNTIITITDLSGAETITKSSGGMVVKQDRNESSPYAAMQMASNVAQTAREKGIMGVHVKVRAPGRGKQRSPGPGAQAAIRALARAGMRIGRIEDVTPVPHDSIRAKGGRRGRRV, encoded by the coding sequence GTGGCGGCAGAGAAGGAAAAATGGGGTATCGCCCACATCTATGCCTCGTTCAATAATACCATCATCACCATCACCGATCTATCCGGCGCCGAGACCATCACCAAGAGCAGCGGCGGCATGGTGGTCAAGCAGGATCGGAACGAAAGTTCCCCTTACGCCGCAATGCAGATGGCCTCGAATGTCGCTCAAACAGCGAGAGAGAAGGGTATCATGGGCGTGCATGTCAAGGTCCGTGCGCCGGGCCGCGGAAAACAACGGAGCCCCGGGCCTGGAGCACAGGCAGCCATCCGCGCCCTGGCCCGGGCCGGCATGAGGATCGGGAGGATCGAGGACGTCACTCCGGTCCCCCATGATTCAATCCGCGCCAAGGGCGGACGGCGGGGAAGGAGAGTCTGA
- a CDS encoding 50S ribosomal protein L18e, with product MNTRKSRKSNPRLTSLISLLKTTSRENEVNIWRDIADRLEAPARNYAEVNLSKINRYANNGEIIIVPGKVLGSGMLQVPVRVAALNFSQAASEKIRQADGECMTIEDLITTNPKGRRVRILR from the coding sequence ATGAACACCAGAAAGAGTAGGAAGAGCAACCCCCGCCTCACCAGCCTCATCTCCCTCTTGAAGACCACCTCGAGGGAGAACGAGGTTAACATCTGGAGGGATATTGCCGACCGCCTTGAAGCCCCGGCCAGGAACTATGCCGAGGTCAATTTGAGTAAAATCAACCGGTATGCAAACAACGGAGAGATCATTATCGTCCCCGGTAAAGTGCTCGGCAGCGGGATGCTCCAGGTTCCCGTGAGGGTTGCGGCCCTGAACTTTTCCCAGGCTGCATCAGAGAAGATCCGGCAGGCTGACGGCGAATGCATGACTATCGAGGATCTGATCACGACCAACCCGAAAGGGCGCAGGG